From a single Nicotiana tomentosiformis chromosome 2, ASM39032v3, whole genome shotgun sequence genomic region:
- the LOC138905166 gene encoding uncharacterized protein: MERIGSLAFISSEERPLALEIQSLANRLVRLDITEPSRVLACVIAQSSLFEQIKARQFDDSHLLVLRETVKYEHQRPSGQLQQMTIPEWKWERIIIDFIVGLPPTLQKFDAVWIIVDRLTKSAHFILVITMYSSDRLAQIYIQEIARLHGSLDSLSDEGNHEVREEGSHVLDFNTVQLDESLGNEEEPVSIIDRQVR, encoded by the exons aTGGAGCGTATAggcagtttggcattcatttcatcagaggagaggccactagctttggaaattcagtccttggctaacagacttgtaaggTTAGATATtacagagcccagccgagttcttgcatgcgttatCGCCCAATCTTCATTATTCGAGCAAATTAAGGCTCGTCAGTTTGATGAttcgcacttgttggttctcagagagacg gttaaatatgagcatcagaggccaagtGGCcaacttcagcagatgactatacctgagtggaaatgggagcgcattattatagacttcatagttgggttgccgccgaccttgcagaagtttgatgcagtttggatcattgtcgacaggttgaccaagtcggcacacttcattctggttATTACCATGTATTCATCAGacaggttggctcagatttacattcaggagattgctcggttgcacg gttctcttgataGTCTCTCCGATGAAGGGAaccatgaggttcgggaagaagg gtcgcatgtgttagacttcaacacggttcagctagatgagagcctgggtaatgaggaggagccagtttccATTATTGACAGACAGGTTCGCTAA